The genomic stretch CCCATCGAAGCGCTCTCCGGCGGGGAGCGGGGCCGCCTCATGCTGGCGCGCGCCCTTGCCATGCCTTCCAATCTGTTGGTGCTGGACGAGCCGACCAACGACCTCGACCTGGAAACTCTCGATCTGTTGCAGGAAATGCTGGCCGATTATCCCGGCACGGTGCTGCTGGTCAGCCATGACCGGGACTTCCTTGACCGTGTGGTTACCTCGGTGATTGCCTCGGAGGGAGACGGGCATTGGATCGAATACGCCGGGGGCTATTCCGACATGGCGGCTCAACGCGGGCATGACCGCAAGGAAGAGACGACGGCGGCGAAGGCGGCAAAACCGAAGAAAGCCGACCGGTCGGCCAAACCAAGGCGCACCCTTTCCTTCAAGGACCGACACGCCTTGCAAACACTGCCCGGCGACATGACGCTGATGGAAGCCGAAATAGCGGACCTTCGTGAAACCCTCGCCGACCCCGGCCTGTTCTCCCGCGACCCGGCGACCTTTGCGACGGCGGCGGCCAAGCTGGAGGCGACCGAAGCCGATCTGGCGACGGCGGAGGAAAAATGGCTCGCCCTCGAATTGATAAGGGAAGAGATGGAGGGAGCTAAGGTTGCGGATTGAGCAATACACCGTCGGCCTCGTCAGCGCCGTCGATGGTTACCCGTTCGTTGACGACGCGAACCCGTCCCTCGGCGATGAGCTTCACCGCCAGCGGATAGATGCGGTGTTCCTGGATTAAAATCCGCGCCGTCAGATCGTCGGCGCTGTCGCTCTGGAACACAGGCACGCAGGCTTGGGCGATGATCGGGCCGTCATCCATGGCCGGGCGCACGAAATGCACCGTGCAGCCGGAGAAACGGACGCCGGTTTCAACGGCCCGTTCCTGCACATGCAGGCCCGTGAAGGCGGGCAGCAGCGACGGATGGATATTGATCAGGCGGTCGCGCCAACGTCTTGCCATGCCTTCCGTCAATACCCGCATGA from Rhodospirillales bacterium RIFCSPLOWO2_02_FULL_58_16 encodes the following:
- a CDS encoding phosphoribosylglycinamide formyltransferase — encoded protein: MAKLRVGVLISGRGSNMRALIDAASAPDYPAEIVLVVSNVPGAGGLEYAKSAGIAVAVVNHKEFATREAFEEAVCRKLQEAEAELVCLAGFMRVLTEGMARRWRDRLINIHPSLLPAFTGLHVQERAVETGVRFSGCTVHFVRPAMDDGPIIAQACVPVFQSDSADDLTARILIQEHRIYPLAVKLIAEGRVRVVNERVTIDGADEADGVLLNPQP